In one window of Chitinivibrionia bacterium DNA:
- a CDS encoding InlB B-repeat-containing protein yields the protein MKNLTILTGAFCLLATFACSSGGGGGTSVPNHTVYFATAEISCSDCQPVTVPSGTEITLPTPTKSGFAFNGWHNEDYSVRYGGGGDNFKVTKDVDMFPEFQD from the coding sequence ATGAAAAATTTAACAATATTAACAGGGGCATTTTGCCTTTTGGCAACATTCGCCTGCTCAAGCGGCGGCGGTGGCGGAACAAGCGTGCCCAATCACACGGTTTACTTTGCAACCGCAGAAATATCGTGTTCGGATTGCCAACCGGTAACAGTACCGAGCGGAACAGAAATAACCTTGCCGACTCCGACAAAAAGCGGATTTGCGTTTAACGGCTGGCATAACGAGGATTACAGCGTCAGATACGGCGGCGGCGGAGACAATTTCAAGGTAACCAAAGACGTGGATATGTTCCCGGAATTTCAGGATTAG
- a CDS encoding YihY/virulence factor BrkB family protein — MKKNAKPNKKIDFSLETIDVWVSKRPSLVRIIYDSVRVFLLEHCTMRATALSYILLMASIPFLILLTSISLSLGVGDLFINHLPRLLPEMLEKITPYINKTLSMFIPDSDIELNTLTNVILENVMPFLLQAQDIPLGSLGIIGGFALLFTFLSAIDAVETNMNIVWGVNETRNYGQKAVIFIPFLLLFAGGIGIFSVFLRVMRDILETILTQHLPFGTFGGLLVNLGFLLVLPVMILFALWLLYCYMPYLPQKSFWQAAREKTKERWLPAAISAVFTFVALMLFGGAMVFLQANMLAKWSLFYGSLAFLPMLMFLLFGFWSIVLFGNVLCWRITNKKQSPSFFLERIASLAKH; from the coding sequence ATGAAAAAAAACGCAAAACCAAATAAAAAAATCGATTTCTCATTAGAAACCATAGATGTTTGGGTAAGCAAACGTCCGTCGCTTGTAAGGATTATTTACGACAGCGTAAGGGTGTTTTTGCTTGAACATTGTACAATGCGCGCTACCGCGCTTTCGTATATACTGCTTATGGCGTCAATTCCGTTTTTAATTTTACTGACTTCAATAAGTTTATCGCTTGGCGTGGGCGACCTTTTTATAAACCATTTGCCGCGCCTTTTGCCTGAAATGCTCGAAAAAATTACGCCGTACATAAACAAAACTTTGAGTATGTTTATTCCCGACAGCGACATTGAATTAAATACATTAACCAACGTAATTTTGGAAAATGTTATGCCGTTTCTGCTTCAGGCGCAGGATATCCCCTTAGGCTCGCTGGGAATTATAGGCGGTTTTGCACTGCTTTTTACATTTTTATCGGCAATAGACGCAGTAGAAACAAATATGAATATTGTTTGGGGGGTAAACGAAACCCGCAATTACGGACAAAAAGCTGTTATTTTTATTCCGTTTTTGCTTTTGTTTGCCGGCGGAATAGGCATTTTCAGCGTGTTTTTGCGTGTTATGCGTGATATTTTAGAAACTATTTTGACTCAACACCTGCCGTTTGGAACTTTCGGCGGATTACTTGTAAATTTGGGATTTCTTCTCGTTTTACCTGTTATGATATTGTTTGCATTGTGGCTTTTATATTGTTATATGCCTTATTTGCCTCAAAAAAGCTTTTGGCAAGCCGCGCGCGAAAAAACAAAAGAAAGATGGCTTCCCGCCGCTATTTCTGCTGTTTTCACGTTTGTAGCCTTAATGCTTTTCGGAGGAGCAATGGTGTTTTTACAGGCAAATATGCTCGCAAAATGGTCGCTTTTTTACGGCTCGCTTGCGTTTTTGCCAATGCTTATGTTCCTTTTATTCGGATTTTGGAGCATAGTGCTTTTTGGAAATGTGCTTTGTTGGCGCATAACAAACAAAAAACAATCCCCCTCGTTTTTTTTGGAAAGAATAGCAAGTTTAGCAAAACATTAA
- a CDS encoding DUF4143 domain-containing protein: MDNYIKTLETAYIVYRVSRFDVCGKELLKINEKFYLADHSFMFIRYGFQSKYIGNILENLVFLELKRRGYSVYVGKIGDLEIDFVAQKDGDTNYIQVCLKMELESTQSREFASLENINDNFPKFIITTEPFAQGNVNGIKILQLGDFLNNGI, encoded by the coding sequence GTGGACAATTACATAAAAACGCTCGAAACCGCATACATTGTTTACAGAGTTTCCAGATTTGACGTTTGCGGAAAAGAATTATTGAAAATAAACGAAAAGTTTTATCTCGCCGACCATTCATTTATGTTTATTCGCTATGGATTTCAAAGCAAATACATTGGAAATATTTTGGAAAACCTTGTGTTTTTGGAACTGAAACGCCGCGGATATTCGGTTTATGTAGGCAAAATAGGCGATTTGGAAATAGATTTCGTCGCTCAAAAAGACGGAGATACAAATTATATTCAAGTTTGCTTAAAAATGGAACTCGAAAGCACTCAAAGCAGAGAATTTGCTTCTTTGGAAAACATTAACGATAATTTTCCAAAATTCATTATTACAACCGAACCGTTTGCGCAAGGAAATGTAAACGGAATAAAAATTTTGCAGTTAGGCGATTTTTTGAATAATGGGATTTAA
- a CDS encoding diaminopimelate dehydrogenase encodes MEKIKIAISSWGNIGNAISLVHKEAAKLADCDMELVGIIRRNPKDNVLDGIAVAGDVHKLPVKPDVILCTAPSHCVMEDVEKYLKLSISTVDCFDNHKEIVKYREHLDVIAKKHKAVSIIGSGWDPGFDSIQRSLLGLVVQGGETITTFGPGRSMGHTTVVKSIHNGIKEAVSLTLPGAKPGLQRREVYIEKTPALEAEAVRESITRDILAHDYFKNDDSHVFFVDSIFSHDTRRHGGIITREDANAKAQVNLVGDNSIMTATAMYNCARAAGRAKESGDFGCRTLVEIPPIDFIKGDSTAERLSRIKY; translated from the coding sequence ATGGAAAAAATCAAAATAGCGATAAGCAGTTGGGGAAATATAGGTAATGCAATATCACTTGTGCATAAAGAAGCGGCAAAACTTGCAGACTGCGATATGGAACTTGTAGGAATAATTCGCCGAAATCCCAAAGACAATGTGTTGGATGGCATAGCAGTGGCAGGAGACGTGCATAAATTGCCCGTAAAGCCCGATGTAATTCTCTGTACCGCACCAAGTCATTGCGTAATGGAAGATGTAGAAAAATACCTGAAACTCTCAATATCCACGGTCGATTGTTTTGATAATCATAAAGAAATAGTGAAATATCGCGAACATTTGGACGTTATTGCGAAAAAACACAAGGCGGTTTCAATAATCGGCTCGGGCTGGGACCCGGGTTTTGACTCTATTCAGCGCTCTTTGCTTGGGTTGGTTGTGCAAGGCGGCGAAACAATAACAACTTTCGGTCCGGGACGAAGTATGGGGCATACAACAGTTGTAAAGTCCATTCATAACGGGATAAAAGAGGCGGTTTCTCTGACTTTACCGGGTGCAAAACCGGGGCTTCAGAGGCGCGAGGTATATATCGAAAAAACACCTGCGCTCGAAGCCGAAGCCGTTCGTGAAAGTATAACTCGCGATATTTTGGCGCACGATTATTTCAAAAACGACGACAGCCACGTGTTTTTTGTTGACAGCATATTTTCGCACGATACACGCAGGCACGGCGGCATAATAACGCGCGAAGACGCTAACGCCAAAGCGCAGGTAAATCTTGTAGGCGACAATTCAATAATGACGGCAACTGCGATGTATAATTGCGCCCGTGCGGCAGGACGCGCAAAAGAAAGCGGCGACTTCGGCTGTCGGACGCTCGTAGAAATTCCGCCGATAGATTTCATAAAAGGCGATAGTACGGCAGAGAGATTATCGAGAATTAAGTATTAA